A stretch of the Arachis stenosperma cultivar V10309 chromosome 6, arast.V10309.gnm1.PFL2, whole genome shotgun sequence genome encodes the following:
- the LOC130935034 gene encoding uncharacterized protein LOC130935034 produces the protein MTTSSFPRLLSTVPNPAPYLTRSEPLTRSISNSVSRLLCSYSTQQPRENTVTEQEHAPSLSHKEESTRTEEQEQEQQHDDDDEDGELVNDETGEVGGPKGPEPTRYGDWERKGRCFDF, from the coding sequence ATGACCACCTCCTCTTTCCCTCGCTTGCTCTCCACGGTACCAAACCCTGCACCTTACCTCACCAGATCCGAACCCCTGACTCGCTCTATTTCCAACTCAGTTTCGCGCCTCCTCTGTTCCTACTCGACTCAGCAGCCCCGCGAAAACACCGTTACCGAACAAGAACACGCACCGAGCCTTTCTCACAAAGAGGAAAGCACGCGAACcgaagaacaagaacaagaacaacaacacgacgatgatgatgaagatggcGAGCTTGTGAACGACGAGACCGGTGAGGTTGGTGGTCCCAAAGGGCCCGAGCCCACCAGGTACGGCGATTGGGAGCGTAAGGGTCGATGCTTTGATTTCTga